A part of Aegilops tauschii subsp. strangulata cultivar AL8/78 chromosome 2, Aet v6.0, whole genome shotgun sequence genomic DNA contains:
- the LOC120974013 gene encoding uncharacterized protein, whose translation MDRGSSLNLIYTDTIIRMGINSSWVKPSITTFKNVIPGVEAHCMGTVTLEVVFGSPENLRSEELTFDIVPFHRGYHTLLGCTTLDRLNAVPHYAYLKLKLPGPDDVITINGNTQCSLRTKEQTTAFAAEVQASEEATRLGKRTPAHQSIRGSCQPTLDKHSSTITRGMGSSHASP comes from the coding sequence ATGGACAGAGGTAGCAGCCTCAATTTAATCTACACTGATACGATCATAAGGATGGGCATCAACTCATCTTGGGTCAAGCCCAGCATCACCACCTTTAAAAATGTGATACCAGGCGTCGAAGCTCATTGCATGGGAACTGTGACACTTGAGGTAGTCTTTGGGTCACCAGAGAACTTGAGGAGCGAGGAATTAACCTTTGACATTGTACCCTTTCATAGAGGATACCACACACTTCTAGGGTGCACCACATTGGATCGCTTGAACGCAGTTCCGcattatgcttacctcaagctcaaacTGCCAGGACCGGATGATGTTATTACAATCAATGGAAACACCCAATGCTCTCTCCGAACGAAGGAGCAGACAACGGCTTTCGCAGCCGAGGTGCAGGCCTCCGAGGAGGCAACCCGTTTAGGCAAGCGCACCCCAGCTCATCAAAGCATACGTGGGTCGTGCCAGCCGACCTTGGACAAGCACTCCTCCACCATAACTAGGGGTATGGGATCCTCGCACGCCTCCCCTTGA